CGGTAGCGCGCCGGCAGGACCTGCAGCGTGGGTTTGTACGCCCGCGACTCCATTCAGCCGGCCCCCGAGCACTTCTTCTGTATCAAATAAACCGCGTGGATTCATAGTCGAGACTTTCCCAAGAGCAACTCAAGACTAGTGCATGACATGCTGCGCAGCGTTGCAGCTGGCAGAACGGTGGCCCTCAGGCAACCTCGCGGGCGACGGGCCACCAATAACGGGCGATCATCGTGGCCAACAGCGGCAGCGCGATCGAAGCCAATAAGGCAACCGCCAGATTTTCTTCCTGCCCAGCATAATATCCCAAGGCCGCGTAGGCGGCGGCTAAACCGAGGTTGGCCAGTGCAACGACAGGCATGAACCGCCGCCAGGGAATGCCAACGACCCCCAGCAACAGCACGCTGGCCTCGGCAAGCACCGGCAGCGGACGAGTGACGGCCAGGATCGCCGGCCCGCGGTCTTCGCCCAAAAGCTCCATGCGGCGCAGATCATCGACCGACGAAAGTCGCACCGCCAGCGGCCGGCCGAATACACGTGCCAGGGTAAACCCAATGATTGCGCCTAGTGTCATACCTAGCCAGACGACGAGGGCCCCGCCGATCAGTCCCAATCGCGCGCCAGCCAATGTGCTGACAAAGCTCGAAGGGATTGGCAGCAACACATCGCTGGCCAGTACGCCAACGATAATCGCGGCAGTAGCGACTGGTGACAGTGAAGAGTCGAACCACCTGCCAACGCGCGCCTCGAGCGACTCGCCAAAGCTGAGGAATGGAATGATCGGCACCAGCAAGACCAGAATCACGGCCACCGACCAACGAATCATATCCCGCATTGGCAGCACGTTGAGGTTTGAGTTTGCGGAAGAAGGTGTGACGCACGCCTACGCAAAAAACAGCTCGCCAGGCTCGCTACATATCCCCTCCCAGGCCAGTACAGCTGTAAGGGAGGGTAGATGCGTTCCGCAATGATCCACCGCGCCGTCTCGTACAGGGCAGTACGCTTGGGTAACGCGATCCAGGAGCGATTTCACGACCGGCTCGCCTTACTCGCACCTTAAGCGACACGCCCGTGAACCGCAAATGCATGGCACACGACGGTCAGAGGCAAGCCCGGCGTGACAGGGCCTGAACTTTGGGTTCCGTGCAGCAGAACTGCCGCGGCCGGCGTGAGGAACCGGCGATGAAAAACCGGCGTTATTGCGCCTGGCGAGGGTCTTTGCGACGTGCCAGATTGTCGTGCGGCTCAGAGACCGCTACCGCGATCCAGCCGTCCTGAATTACGAACTGCGAAAAGGCCAGATCCCGAGTGCGCTGGTCGACAGACCATTTGGGGTCGACCAACATCAGTTCCCGGTCTTTGGCAAAGGCTTTGCTGAAGATGCCCCGCAGGGGAATCTGCGAAC
This genomic stretch from Pirellulales bacterium harbors:
- a CDS encoding VTT domain-containing protein — translated: MIRWSVAVILVLLVPIIPFLSFGESLEARVGRWFDSSLSPVATAAIIVGVLASDVLLPIPSSFVSTLAGARLGLIGGALVVWLGMTLGAIIGFTLARVFGRPLAVRLSSVDDLRRMELLGEDRGPAILAVTRPLPVLAEASVLLLGVVGIPWRRFMPVVALANLGLAAAYAALGYYAGQEENLAVALLASIALPLLATMIARYWWPVAREVA